The Polaromonas sp. SP1 DNA window TGCGCGCTCGGCCTGAACACGCCACCAGTGGGGGTCACGCAATTCGTGGGGTGCGCCATCGGGGAGATATCGGTGGGGCAGGTCATGAAATCGATCCTGCCCTTTTATGGCGCACTGACGGCCTGCCTGATGCTGGTGACCTATGTGCCTGCATTCTCGCTGTGGCTGCCCGGTATGTTCGCGAAATGAACGGGCTTGTCTGACGTTCCCATCATGAGCACTTCGCACGCCATCCGGCACATCCGCATCACGCCCATTGCCTTCCGTGACCCACCGCTGTTGAACGCGGCCGGCATCCACGAGCCCTGGGCGCTGCGCTCGATCATCGAGCTGGAAACCGATTCGGGCCTCGTCGGCATCAACGAAAGTTACGGTGACTTGCCGATGCTTGAGGCGCTGGCCAAGGTCGCGCCCACGCTGGTCGGTCTCTCGCCCTGGTCGCTGACCGGGATGGAGGCGCGTGTCGCCGCGCAGGTCACGCCGCCGAAGCAGACCGCCTCGGAGTTTCTCGGCCAGCAGGTGTCCCTGGCGCCGGGAACCCATGTGTCCAAGACCGTGGCCAAGGTCATCAGCGCCTTTGAGGTCGCCATGCTGGACCTGCAGGGGCAATTGGCCGGCGCACCGGTGGTGGACCTGCTGGGCGGTGCGGCGCGCGACCGCGTGCCGTTTTCGGCCTACCTGTTCTACAAGTATGCAGAACACATCGACAAGCCTGCTGCTTCCGGTTATCCGGCCGACCCCTGGGGCGAGGCGCTCACACCGCCGCAACTGGTGGCCCAGGCGCGCCGGATGATTGCAGAGTACGGTTTCAAGAGCATCAAGCTCAAGGCCGGTGCGCTTGCGCCGGATGAGGAAGCTGCGGGCCTGCTGGCGCTGGCCGAGGCCTTCCCCGGCATGCCGCTGCGCATCGACCCCAATGCCAACTGGAGCGTGGCGACCAGCCTGAAGATCGTTGAAAAGCTGCGCGGCGTGCTCGAGTACTACGAAGACCCCGCGCCCGGCCTGGAAGGCATGGCCGCCGTGGCGCGCGAGTGCGAGGTGCCGCTGGCCACCAACATGGTGGTGACCGATTTCGCCGAGTTCCGCCGCAACGCCGAGATGGGCTGCCCGGTCAAGATCGTGCTGAGCGACCATCACTACTGGGGCGGCCTGCGCGCCACGCAGCAGCTGTCGCGGCTGTGCAGCACGTTTGGCCTGGGCCTGTCGATGCACAGCAACTCCCACCTCGGCATCAGCCTGATGGCCATGACCCACCTGTGCGCCAGCGTGCCGCTGCTGACGTACGCCTGCGACACCCACTACCCCTGGCAGGACGAGGAAGTGGTGGAGGGCGGCCGCCTGCGCTTTGAGGACGGCAGCCTGCGCGTGACGACCACCCCCGGCCTGGGCGTGACGCTGGACCGCACGGCATTGGCGCGCCTGCACGACAACTACCTCCATTGCGGCATCCGCAACCGCGACGACCTGGCGCAGATGCGTAAATACGACCCGGCGTTTACGGGCGCGCAACCCCGCTTTTGACCATGGCCGCGCCGCTCCACATCCGCATGCATGCCGCAGACAATGTGGCCATCGTCGCCAATGACGGCGGGTTGCCTGCGGGCACGGTGTTTGCTGACGGCCTGCGCCTCGTCGACAAGGTGCCGCAAGGCCACAAGGTGGCGCTGGTCGATTTGCCCAAGGGCGCGGCGGTGCTGCGCTACAACGTGCCCATCGGTTATGCGCTGAAAGACATTCCCGCCGGCAGCTGGGTGCACGAGCGCCTGCTCGCCATGCCCGATGCGCGCGGCCTCGACGGCCTGCCGATGGCCACCGTCAAGCCGCCGCCACAGGCCCCGCTGGAGGGCTATACCTTCGAGGGCTACCGCAATGCCGACGGCTCGGTCGGCACCCGCAACATCCTGGCCATCACCACCACGGTGCAGTGTGTGGCCGGCGTGGTCGACTTCGCGGTCAAGCGCATCAAGGCCGAGCTGCTGCCGAAGTTTCCCAA harbors:
- a CDS encoding glucarate dehydratase family protein — its product is MSTSHAIRHIRITPIAFRDPPLLNAAGIHEPWALRSIIELETDSGLVGINESYGDLPMLEALAKVAPTLVGLSPWSLTGMEARVAAQVTPPKQTASEFLGQQVSLAPGTHVSKTVAKVISAFEVAMLDLQGQLAGAPVVDLLGGAARDRVPFSAYLFYKYAEHIDKPAASGYPADPWGEALTPPQLVAQARRMIAEYGFKSIKLKAGALAPDEEAAGLLALAEAFPGMPLRIDPNANWSVATSLKIVEKLRGVLEYYEDPAPGLEGMAAVARECEVPLATNMVVTDFAEFRRNAEMGCPVKIVLSDHHYWGGLRATQQLSRLCSTFGLGLSMHSNSHLGISLMAMTHLCASVPLLTYACDTHYPWQDEEVVEGGRLRFEDGSLRVTTTPGLGVTLDRTALARLHDNYLHCGIRNRDDLAQMRKYDPAFTGAQPRF